The Plasmodium coatneyi strain Hackeri chromosome 11, complete sequence DNA segment GAAGGAAgatacaaaaatgaaaagcgtGCCAATAGCGTGGATACCAACTCGCAGTCGGACGAACCTGCGCGTGATGATCAATCGGAGTCCAGCCGGAGCAGCGGGGGCGAACGTCGCTCCAAGGTAGACCAACAGCGCAGAAACATAAGAGGTAGTGACCATAGAACGCCGGATGATAAGAAAAAGCAGGAGGAGTACTACAAAAGAAATTACGATCGAATTATGGACGAAATATGGTATTCCAAGGAAGACGATTGTGTTGATTCGTTCTACAACATGGATATAGATTCTACTTgccagaaggagaaaaaaatgctggCCAATTTCTCCACACGCATGAACAGTGCaggtaaaaaagtaaatcaGAAAAATTTAGATAATAACTTGTGGGAACTGAATAAGCTAAAACAAGGGGGAGTGCATTCCACGTACAATAAGTTACaactggaaaaaattaacgaagCGAATAGTACGAACGAAGTTAGGAAGGTCGTTTTAACGAGACACATAACGCCGTCTTTTATTGAAATACTAAAGAAAGACACAGATCGCggggaaggggaaacaaatGAATACCATGAACACAACAGCGTAATTGATCAATGGAATGCCGTTTCGCATGACATGAAAAAGAGCAGCACTTCCTACTCTACTGTAGTGAAGGACGAAACTTGTGATTTTGTAAAAGCGGCAAAGAAGGGGAGCGAATTTTTAAGATATTtcaaaaacgaaaatgagAATTCCAAGGCGAGGGACAGGTACTGGGAAATTGGGAGAAGCAAATTAGGCGAACTGCTAAAAATGTACAAGGAGAAGCAAACGAACTCGACGGAAAACTATGCGACCAGTGGTGACCTAGACGAAGATGGCGAAACGAATACAGACATCTTCGACTAcaagaaggacaaaatgtACAGCACTATTTTCAACCAAGAAAgtaagaagaagcaaaaaagcACTCTCCAAGATAAGGCAGATTTACTAAAACTGAAAGAATCGCTACCCATTTTTAGATCCAAAAAGGAACTGTTAGATGCAGtttacaacaacaacattaTCATCATCGTGGGAGAAACGGGTTCTGGAAAAACGACCCAAATAGTGCAGTATTTGTATGAAGATGGttatcataaaaatggaatcaTTTGCTGTACACAGCCCAGAAGAGTTGCCGCCGTTTCAGTGGCCTATCGAGTGTCGCACGAAATGAACGTTGAAATAGGATCCCTAGTTGGGTACACCATCCGATTTGAGGACAACACAACGAAGGATACCAAAATTCGCTACGTCACAGATGGTATTCTACTAAGAGAAACATTAACCGATAAGGATTTAGACAAATACAGTGTCATCATAATGGACGAGGCGCACGAAAGGTCAATCAATACAGATGTGCTCCTAggtatattaaaaaatatctgTCTAAAGAGGAACGACTTAAAACTGCTAGTCACATCAGCCACCATCGACtcgaaaaaattttcagaattttttggaaatgcccccatatataatatacaagGTAGAACCTTCAAGGTGCACTTAGAATATTTAAGAAGCCCATGTAATGACTACATAGAATGTGCTGTGCAGAAGGCGATTGAAATTCACATTTCTGATAATAATTATGACAACAATTTTGGAGACATCCTAATTTTTATGACGGGGCAGGAGGACATAAATGCTACCTGCTACCTGCTCAGTGAGCGGTTTTACGAGGTGTACGAGTCGTATAAGGAATCCAAGAGTCATAAGAAAAATACGCTTAACAAGATTAGAAGCATAATCAAGGATAAACCGGATGGATCCGGCAGAAATACAGGGGAAGATAAACTCGATCATCCGGACGATAGTAACTGCAGTGGGGACGAAAGCGACTTTGGCCCACAACCCCTTAATACAGAAAACGTCACGCAGGACGACGCGCAAAATGTGATTTACCCATTTTACgtcttccccatttattCCCAACTGTCCAGTGAACAGCAAAGCAagattttccaaaaatacGATTTGCGAAAAATAATCGTATCAACAAATATAGCAGAAACGTCACTCACCCTGGACGGAATAAAATACGTCATCGACAGTGGGTACTGCAAATTGAAGGTGTACAATCAGAAAATAGGAATGGATGTGCTTCAAATTACGCCCATCTCGCAGGCCAATGCAAATCAGAGATCAGGAAGAGCAGGCAGAACAGGGGCAGGTATATGCTACCGCTTATACACGGAAAATACATTCCTCTGTGATTTATACCCAAATAATATTCCAGAAATACAGAGAAGCAATTTAGCAAATGTTGTATTGTTACTAAAATCGCtaaatgtggaaaatgtttttgAATTTGATTTTATTGATATACCTAGTAGGGAAAGCATTATAAATTCGCTACACGAATTATGGGTCCTGGGTGCTATAAATAATGAGGGGAATTTAACAGACattgggaagaaaatgatccTTTTCCCTCTGGATCCACCTCTCTCGAAAATTGTTATATATAGTGAAAACTTCGAATGCACCAAAGAAATTCTAATCATTGTTAGTATGCTATCCTCAGCAGCCATTTTTTTAGAAGCCAAAGAAAACAGTGAAGCTATCGAatcgaagaaggaaaaattcacTGTCCCAGAAAGTGACCATCTCACATTACTAAATATCTACCTACAATGGCGTTCCCATAATTACTCCCCAAGTTGGTGCTcaaaaaatttcattcaATATAAGTCCCTCAATAAAGCCAAGGAAGTATATTCACAACTCAGTGATATAATTAAAACgctaaaaatgaaaaatgtctCTTGTAATAATAAATGGGAGTGTGTCAGAAAAACCATATGCTCTGGTTATTTTCACAACGCTGCAAAATTGAAATCCATTTCGGAGTACGTCAATTTGAGGACAAATGTGTCCTGCCATGTGCATCCCAGTTCGTCTCTATACAATATTGGCTACACCCCTGATTATGTCGTATATCAAGAAATTGTTTTCACCACAAAGGAATTCATGCGGAATGTGACTACGGTCGATCCGGAATGGCTCTGCGAACTGGGGccactctttttttacatgaaaaatgtgtaaatgtGGTGTATGCGCTGTTGTGAGTGTCTCAGTAGCTTTGTTTAGCTCCACATCTCGCTATATACACCTTTCGAACTACCTTTTTGGCagtattcataatttttttttttgttttcttatACCTCCCATGTGGTCCTATTTCTACAGATCCCAGGTGTCATTTCTTCGCACCTTTGCCTCAATTCTCTGGTGCCCCTTCACCGCCACatcgcccctttttttttgtccattttttgaaaatgcttttttctgaaaaattGTCTAAACATTTTTCAAGCCCCCCATCATGGGGATTCCTCTGCacataattttgttcttccagCCCCAGgtccctaaatcctaaaagcTGACAGCTCaaaactaaaccctgaaccgtgaaccctaaatccctaaaacctaaacccttaaccttAAAACCTTAattcctaaaccctaaaaaccaAATTCTATAGCCCAAAACCTAAAACCAAAATCCaaaaccccaaaccctaaaaccctgaaccctcaaccctgaaccctaaaccctaaaccctgaaccctaaaaccctgaaccctcaaccctaaaccctaaaccctgaaccctaaaccctgaaccctaaacccaaaccctaaaaccaaaatcctaaaccccaaaccctaaaccctgaaccctaaaacctaaaccccaaaccctaaaccctaaaacctaaaccccaaaccctaaacgtTCGAAACCTAAAGTCTGAATATTAagccatgaaccctaaaggtatatataatttacaATATACATATTAGAAACgaaggatttaaaaaaaaggaagaagggtctACTATTCTGCGGAGGTTATAGATGGGAGAAAGTAGGGGCTGGTGGGCTTGTGCAACGGAAAAGGTATTATTCTTATGaaggtacacatatatttacctTAAACATATGGTGCataccatatatattacattatattctgttccatttattttatggTTCCACACACTGTCCGTTGAATACGAATGAATGTGCACGTCCAAATGTGTAGGgaatgaagaaggaacaataaattaTATCTATGAACTGCTTAATACACCTGTTGATCATTTTTCATAACCTCCTTTTACACCACTATGGAAACATAAATAGGGAAGGTGCAAGGAAGGGAATTTATGTTATAGGAAGTTACGCTTCCATGGGCGACATAATTGTAGAGGAAGGTACTCAAAATCATATAGTGTTCTGAAGAAGCAAGTATAAACAAGGATAATTacaatccaataatataacgCATGGatgaaaggagaaaagtgtGTATGCAGGAAGAAGATTTTGATGATTGTTCGCACTTTATTCCTATTATGTATAAGGGTTTCATGTATGTATAGTGTGTGCTTCTGTTACTTTAAAGGTTGAGCAGTGCATGaaattggaagaaatggGAGCCTAATGGGCGTATATAATTACTATCTGATGCAGGCATctctcacatatatatattcaattgGAACAAATAAGGAATGCATTTTAGTATAGTTTCCATATAAGCAGGAGTATATGTGTGAAGCATAATGGGATGGGTAAGTGTACTATGCACTATTCGCTGTTCCAGGTGAACATATGGATGTTGTACATGTAATTTCTTATGCATAATTCAACAGAAGGTAggaataagtatatatataccttatCATTGCAACTTATAGGAGAGACAGAGACCTGTTCTATATTCAGAATGGGTATATGATATGCTAAGAGAGGGTAACGGCCCCATAGGCACCAGTGGACTGCTCATGCAGTTGCAGAAGGAGTTAAGTGCATATAATAGTGTTCAGGTAGATATTTTTGACATTGTGAAGGCATGCTCTTATGTATCTAAAGTAAGAAAACAATATTCTGGGGACAGTGCAATTTGCCCTTTCTTCCGTTATTGGCTGTGGAAAGTGTTATCTGACAGACTAGTGAATGGTTCTGTCGCAAATGTTATGAATATAATTTACGCAGAATGGGCGAAAGAGGACTCAAGGGACAGTTGTAAAGTGGAGGGCTCTCATGATGAAGGAGGTATTTTCTATAGTAAGAAGAGTGAATTTGAATTCAAGCAGGACTTAAAtccaaatgaacaacaattaaaaaagtacTACCAATCTTGCGATGGGGATTATCATAAACAAACAGGCCGTGACACTCCCCCAACTGTTCCTTCTGCCTCTAATGTGGCGGAATATTGTGGTAACAATTGGGATAGTCCTACCGCTGAATCGTACTGTAAGAAATTTAAGGAAGTATATGGAATTTACTGTAAGGGATGGGAATCGTCAAAATTAGAATGTGAGTGGAAACCTTCCGCAGAACTTTTCGCTGGTAGCCCAAGACCAGGTTCTACAAGTACCTGGAATCCGGGTTCCTCTGGACACGGTTCTGCTGGTGAGGTAAGTGCAATCAATGGTGTTTTTAGTGTGATGCTCAGTGGTTTGTGGTGTGATGTAtgcaggaaaagaaggaaaagaaggaaaagaagagcacTGAGCACGTGGCTACTTTTTCTCTCTGCTGTGCGTACATGAATGCATTGATGTGTGTGTTTCGCCATGAATTCAAATGAAACAAATTCATGTGTGTCTACATGTAatatttcattcattttatagTGACATTCATCGTATagtgaaaatgtaaaggcggaacccttttttttttttaattgcatCTGCAGGATCCGGATGATTTACCTTCGATGAAAATGTATAAGAAGTTTAATCAAGCTACTTACTCCCGCAATGATACGTCACAGAGCACCACAGCGCGGAATGAACTGGAAACACTCCTAAATAATAGTGGTAAGGCGAATTCTATTATGGGAGCTTGGTCCTGCGCAGCAGACATGGGGACGTCTGAGCCCCTATATACGGACcgctgcaattttttatttttttggattgGAAGTCAATTACCGGACAGCATAAGAGATGATTCATTCTTTAAcattatagaaaaaatttttactgcATTGTTTAAAATTCATGCGGGGGGCAAATGTCCCCTTGAGTATCATAACAGCATTGATAGAAGTATTTTTAgtgctgaaaaaaaagtgtatgaTTATTATCACGACAGCAGTAAGATAGGACAGAAGTTATTAACGGATCTGGGTGATACTGAGGTCACATATTGTTCACGTGTAAAGGAAGCTGCGGAAGCTTATAAGAGAGTGCTGGAACACTGTGGCACTAATCGTAGTCATAAGTATTGTTTAGAATTTGAAAGAGTGTATAAGAATTGCAACCCGCAGGAACTGTGGAAACAGAAGTGCAATTTAATGCCTGAAAAAGAACCTGAGTTAAGGGTGCAGGAGCATTCTAAAGACAAATCAGTAACCGCTCCAATCGTATCTTCCATCGTCGCCACAATAGGAGTACCTGCActggcatactttttttacaaggtAAGTAAAACcaaacaatcttccttccacctatcacaaccctaataaccttccttccacctaccaccactaacaaccttccttccacctaccaccactaacaaccttccttccacctaccaccactaacaaccttccttccacctaccaccactaacaaccttccttccacctaccaccactaacaaccttccttccacctaccaccactaacaaccttccttccacctaccacccctaataccaccttccttccacgtaccaccaccaccctaccacctaacaacccacctaccaacactaacaaccttccacccacctaccaacactaacaaccttccacccacctaccaacactaacaaccttccacccacctaccacctaacacaaccttcctcttccctcCATCATAATACCCCTAAAGTGCACCCCCCCGTGCACATTTCCTTCAAAAATCTTCCTCCATtataacacccctaacaaccttccttccaccaaccacctaccaccaaccacctaccacctaccacctaccacctaccacctaccacccctttcttttttttttttttttttagtataagcCATTCTTTCTTAATAAACGTAACAACTCTGGAagtaatagaaaaagaagatctaCGAGGAACACCTTCGACGCACTCACAGAAGACACGTTAACAGAATTCTCCACACTTGGTTCGACGATAGGTTCTATGGACGAAACTACTGTATATGGTGGTAGGCCAACACccagaggaaggaacaatagaagagaagaaaacagaaggaacattAGTTATaaacgtatgtaatgtaacacattgtgTGGAATGTACCATTAAATGTGATATACCATTAAATGTgaagttccctttttttatttcattataaATGGTACAAAAAAGTTCtccctaaattttttaatatcatGGAATACTGCTTTTTCCCATGCATTCTACCAGTATTACATATGGCCCCCATAatcattctatatatatgtatgtgtgctTATTCGTTCgttcattattattaaatgTTTATTACTGTTATTATGGAAGTATACATTGTTCATTCGTATCCATTCtacattcattattattatgaagaGTCTTCCGTTCGTTTGCCCTCCACTCGTTTGTTTTTCACTAGTTTGTTTTTCACTAGTTTGTTTTTCACTAGTTTGTTTTTCACTCGTTCATCTGCTCCGTTGGATAAGAAGGCAGTATGCACTCCCCCCTGTTCTCTGCACACCTTCGCGTGAAACAATACCTAACTGCTCTTGTACGGGGGAGGTGTCTACAGTTATGCAAGTGCCTGCTGGAAACTTTCAATGCGATTCGGAATGTGGTTCACCGTGAGGTCTCCAATATGGGGGATCACCAAGCGGACCATGAAGCGGATCACCTCGGATATAGCTTGATCAGAATGACGCACCTGCCGTTCTGGACATGCCAAAATGTTTTCTCCACGTTTGCAATTTTGGCCAAGTGCCTCATCAGGAAATTCACTCGGACGTTCACGTGTGGGGAACACTTCGCTTCACTTAGGTGCAGCGACAGAGCAGAGTTGGTAAAGTCATTTTTATCTTTGCATATCGAAGTGGGTCCACCTTCGGAAGTtctctcctcattttttttattcattttttttttttccccacactCCTCCCTTTTGGTTGACCTCGTCGTCGCAGTCGCTGTCTTTCTcacaaattaaaagaatGTCTACGGGATTTCCATttcgcaaaaattttttaattt contains these protein-coding regions:
- a CDS encoding Adenosinetriphosphatase; its protein translation is MIAKTYLYNSSSSDDADGAVEKASSKPCGENLTFKRRKINREKQKGSSSTIQGNVFKNANAVDKGVVFVKRGSNHLPRTDKGKNVPTKSNFEGRYKNEKRANSVDTNSQSDEPARDDQSESSRSSGGERRSKVDQQRRNIRGSDHRTPDDKKKQEEYYKRNYDRIMDEIWYSKEDDCVDSFYNMDIDSTCQKEKKMLANFSTRMNSAGKKVNQKNLDNNLWELNKLKQGGVHSTYNKLQLEKINEANSTNEVRKVVLTRHITPSFIEILKKDTDRGEGETNEYHEHNSVIDQWNAVSHDMKKSSTSYSTVVKDETCDFVKAAKKGSEFLRYFKNENENSKARDRYWEIGRSKLGELLKMYKEKQTNSTENYATSGDLDEDGETNTDIFDYKKDKMYSTIFNQESKKKQKSTLQDKADLLKLKESLPIFRSKKELLDAVYNNNIIIIVGETGSGKTTQIVQYLYEDGYHKNGIICCTQPRRVAAVSVAYRVSHEMNVEIGSLVGYTIRFEDNTTKDTKIRYVTDGILLRETLTDKDLDKYSVIIMDEAHERSINTDVLLGILKNICLKRNDLKLLVTSATIDSKKFSEFFGNAPIYNIQGRTFKVHLEYLRSPCNDYIECAVQKAIEIHISDNNYDNNFGDILIFMTGQEDINATCYLLSERFYEVYESYKESKSHKKNTLNKIRSIIKDKPDGSGRNTGEDKLDHPDDSNCSGDESDFGPQPLNTENVTQDDAQNVIYPFYVFPIYSQLSSEQQSKIFQKYDLRKIIVSTNIAETSLTLDGIKYVIDSGYCKLKVYNQKIGMDVLQITPISQANANQRSGRAGRTGAGICYRLYTENTFLCDLYPNNIPEIQRSNLANVVLLLKSLNVENVFEFDFIDIPSRESIINSLHELWVLGAINNEGNLTDIGKKMILFPLDPPLSKIVIYSENFECTKEILIIVSMLSSAAIFLEAKENSEAIESKKEKFTVPESDHLTLLNIYLQWRSHNYSPSWCSKNFIQYKSLNKAKEVYSQLSDIIKTLKMKNVSCNNKWECVRKTICSGYFHNAAKLKSISEYVNLRTNVSCHVHPSSSLYNIGYTPDYVVYQEIVFTTKEFMRNVTTVDPEWLCELGPLFFYMKNV